From a region of the Streptomyces sp. NBC_00193 genome:
- the rfbC gene encoding dTDP-4-dehydrorhamnose 3,5-epimerase produces MKFRELSIEGVFEITPQQHGDPRGMFMEWYRFDHLAEVVGHPLNLAQANLSVSQRGVVRGIHFADVPRGQAKYVTCVRGAVLDIIVDIRVGSPTFGRWEGVRLDDVDRRAVYLPEGMGHGFCALTDDATLSYLCSETYNPTGEHSVHPLDPDLGIDWPADVPLLSARDDAAPSLADAAASGLLPDYAACMEFTESLRVK; encoded by the coding sequence ATGAAGTTCCGCGAACTCTCCATCGAGGGCGTTTTCGAGATAACGCCCCAGCAGCACGGTGACCCGCGCGGCATGTTCATGGAGTGGTACCGCTTCGACCACCTCGCCGAGGTCGTCGGGCACCCGCTGAACCTGGCGCAGGCCAACCTCTCGGTCTCCCAGCGCGGCGTGGTCCGCGGCATCCACTTCGCCGACGTCCCGCGCGGCCAGGCCAAGTACGTCACCTGCGTGCGCGGCGCCGTGCTGGACATCATCGTGGACATCCGGGTCGGCTCCCCGACCTTCGGCCGCTGGGAAGGCGTCCGGCTGGACGACGTGGACCGCCGCGCCGTCTACCTCCCCGAGGGCATGGGCCACGGCTTCTGCGCGCTCACCGACGACGCCACCCTGTCCTACCTCTGCTCGGAGACGTACAACCCGACGGGTGAGCACTCGGTCCACCCGCTCGACCCCGACCTGGGCATCGACTGGCCGGCCGACGTCCCGCTGCTGTCCGCCCGTGACGACGCGGCCCCCTCGCTGGCCGACGCCGCCGCGTCCGGCCTGCTGCCGGACTACGCCGCCTGCATGGAGTTCACGGAGTCCCTGCGGGTGAAGTGA
- the tuf gene encoding elongation factor Tu, producing the protein MAKAKFERTKPHVNIGTIGHIDHGKTTLTAAITKVLHDAYPDLNEASAFDQIDKAPEERQRGITISIAHVEYQTEARHYAHVDCPGHADYIKNMITGAAQMDGAILVVAATDGPMPQTKEHVLLARQVGVPYIVVALNKADMVDDEEILELVELEVRELLSDYEFPGDDLPVVRVSALKALEGDKEWGEKLLGLMAAVDEAIPTPPRDTELPFLMPVEDVFTITGRGTVVTGRIERGVLKVNETVDIIGIKETKTTTTVTGIEMFRKLLDEGQAGENVGLLLRGIKREDVERGQVIIKPGSVTPHTEFEAQAYILSKDEGGRHTPFFNNYRPQFYFRTTDVTGVVTLPAGTEMVMPGDNTEMTVALIQPVAMEEGLKFAIREGGRTVGAGQVTKITK; encoded by the coding sequence GTGGCGAAGGCGAAGTTCGAGCGGACTAAGCCGCACGTCAACATCGGCACCATCGGTCACATTGACCACGGTAAGACGACCCTCACGGCCGCCATTACCAAGGTGCTGCACGACGCGTACCCGGACCTGAACGAGGCCTCGGCCTTCGACCAGATCGACAAGGCTCCTGAGGAGCGCCAGCGCGGTATCACCATCTCCATCGCGCACGTCGAGTACCAGACCGAGGCGCGTCACTACGCCCACGTCGACTGCCCGGGTCACGCGGACTACATCAAGAACATGATCACCGGTGCCGCGCAGATGGACGGTGCCATCCTCGTGGTCGCCGCCACCGACGGCCCGATGCCGCAGACCAAGGAGCACGTGCTCCTGGCCCGCCAGGTCGGCGTTCCGTACATCGTCGTCGCCCTGAACAAGGCCGACATGGTGGACGACGAGGAGATCCTGGAGCTCGTCGAGCTCGAGGTTCGTGAGCTCCTCTCCGACTACGAGTTCCCGGGCGACGACCTTCCGGTCGTCCGCGTCTCCGCGCTGAAGGCGCTCGAGGGCGACAAGGAGTGGGGCGAGAAGCTTCTCGGCCTCATGGCTGCCGTCGACGAGGCGATCCCGACCCCGCCGCGTGACACCGAGCTGCCGTTCCTCATGCCCGTCGAGGACGTCTTCACGATCACCGGTCGCGGTACCGTCGTCACCGGCCGTATCGAGCGTGGTGTCCTGAAGGTCAACGAGACCGTCGACATCATCGGTATCAAGGAGACCAAGACCACCACCACGGTCACCGGTATCGAGATGTTCCGCAAGCTGCTCGACGAGGGCCAGGCGGGCGAGAACGTCGGTCTGCTCCTCCGTGGCATCAAGCGCGAGGACGTCGAGCGCGGCCAGGTCATCATCAAGCCCGGTTCGGTCACCCCGCACACCGAGTTCGAGGCCCAGGCCTACATCCTGTCGAAGGACGAGGGTGGCCGTCACACCCCCTTCTTCAACAACTACCGTCCGCAGTTCTACTTCCGTACCACCGACGTCACGGGTGTTGTCACCCTGCCGGCCGGCACGGAGATGGTCATGCCGGGCGACAACACCGAGATGACGGTCGCGCTGATCCAGCCGGTCGCCATGGAGGAGGGCCTCAAGTTCGCCATCCGTGAGGGTGGTCGTACCGTGGGCGCCGGCCAGGTCACCAAGATCACGAAGTAA
- the fusA gene encoding elongation factor G: protein MATTSLDLAKVRNIGIMAHIDAGKTTTTERILFYTGVSYKIGEVHDGAATMDWMEQEQERGITITSAATTCHWPLEDVDHTINIIDTPGHVDFTVEVERSLRVLDGAVTVFDGVAGVEPQSETVWRQADRYGVPRICFVNKLDRTGAEFHRCVDMIKDRLGAVPIVMQLPIGAEMDFQGVVDLVTMKAFVWSAEATKGEMYDIVDIPATHTEAAEEWRAKLVETVAENDDQIMELFLEGVEPTVEQLHDAVRRIIIGSKGDKGATVTAVFCGTAFKNKGVQPLLDAVVRYLPSPLDIEAIEGHDVRDAEVVVKRQPSDDEPLAALAFKIMRDPHLGKLTFVRVYSGRLEAGTSVLNSVKGKKERIGKIYRMHANKREEIEAVGAGDIVAVMGLKQTTTGETLCDDKNPVILESMDFPAPVIQVAIEPKSKGDQEKLGVAIQSLAEEDPSFHVHSDEETGQTILGGMGELHLEVLVDRMKREFKVEANVGKPQVAYRETIRQTVERHDYTHKKQTGGTGQFAKVQIAIEPILEADGPAYEFVNKVTGGRIPREYIPSVDAGAQEAMKFGILAGYEMTGVRVILLDGGYHEVDSSELAFKIAGSQAFKEAARKASPVLLEPMMAVEVTTPEESMGDVIGDINSRRGQIQAMEERHGARLVKGLVPLSEMFGYVGDLRSKTSGRASYSMQFDSYAEVPRNVAEEIIAKAKGE, encoded by the coding sequence ATGGCTACCACTTCGCTTGACCTGGCCAAGGTGCGCAACATCGGCATCATGGCTCACATCGACGCGGGCAAGACGACCACCACCGAGCGCATCCTGTTCTACACCGGTGTGTCTTACAAGATCGGTGAAGTCCACGACGGCGCTGCCACGATGGACTGGATGGAGCAGGAGCAGGAGCGCGGCATCACGATCACGTCTGCCGCGACGACCTGCCACTGGCCGCTCGAAGACGTCGACCACACCATCAACATCATCGACACCCCGGGTCACGTGGACTTCACGGTCGAGGTGGAGCGTTCGCTCCGCGTCCTCGACGGTGCCGTCACCGTGTTCGACGGTGTCGCCGGTGTGGAGCCGCAGTCCGAGACCGTTTGGCGTCAGGCGGACCGCTACGGCGTTCCGCGCATCTGCTTCGTCAACAAGCTGGACCGCACGGGCGCCGAGTTCCACCGCTGCGTCGACATGATCAAGGACCGCCTCGGTGCGGTTCCGATCGTCATGCAGCTCCCCATCGGTGCCGAGATGGACTTCCAGGGCGTTGTCGACCTGGTCACCATGAAGGCGTTCGTCTGGTCCGCCGAGGCGACCAAGGGCGAGATGTACGACATCGTCGACATCCCGGCCACGCACACCGAAGCCGCTGAAGAGTGGCGTGCGAAGCTCGTCGAGACCGTCGCCGAGAACGACGACCAGATCATGGAGCTGTTCCTGGAGGGCGTCGAGCCCACCGTCGAGCAGCTGCACGACGCTGTCCGTCGCATCATCATCGGCTCCAAGGGCGACAAGGGTGCCACCGTCACCGCGGTGTTCTGTGGCACGGCGTTCAAGAACAAGGGTGTTCAGCCCCTGCTCGACGCCGTCGTCCGCTACCTCCCGTCGCCCCTGGACATCGAGGCCATCGAAGGCCACGACGTCCGGGACGCCGAGGTCGTCGTGAAGCGCCAGCCCTCGGACGACGAGCCCCTCGCGGCGCTCGCGTTCAAGATCATGCGCGACCCGCACCTCGGTAAGCTCACCTTCGTCCGGGTTTACTCGGGCCGCCTGGAGGCCGGCACCTCGGTGCTGAACTCCGTCAAGGGCAAGAAGGAGCGCATCGGCAAGATCTACCGCATGCACGCGAACAAGCGTGAAGAGATCGAAGCGGTGGGCGCCGGTGACATCGTCGCCGTCATGGGCCTGAAGCAGACCACCACCGGTGAGACGCTGTGTGACGACAAGAACCCGGTCATCCTGGAGTCCATGGACTTCCCGGCCCCGGTCATTCAGGTCGCCATCGAGCCCAAGTCCAAGGGTGACCAGGAGAAGCTGGGTGTCGCCATCCAGTCTCTCGCGGAGGAGGACCCCTCCTTCCACGTTCACTCGGACGAAGAGACCGGCCAGACCATCCTCGGTGGTATGGGCGAGCTGCACCTCGAGGTGCTGGTCGACCGTATGAAGCGCGAGTTCAAGGTCGAGGCCAACGTCGGCAAGCCGCAGGTCGCTTACCGCGAGACGATCCGCCAGACGGTGGAGCGTCACGACTACACCCACAAGAAGCAGACCGGTGGTACCGGTCAGTTCGCCAAGGTGCAGATCGCGATCGAGCCGATCCTCGAGGCCGACGGTCCGGCGTACGAGTTCGTGAACAAGGTCACCGGTGGCCGCATCCCGAGGGAGTACATCCCCTCGGTCGACGCGGGTGCGCAGGAAGCCATGAAGTTCGGCATCCTCGCCGGCTACGAGATGACTGGCGTCCGCGTCATCCTTCTCGACGGTGGCTACCACGAGGTCGACTCCTCCGAGCTCGCCTTCAAGATCGCCGGTTCGCAGGCCTTCAAGGAGGCCGCGCGCAAGGCTTCTCCCGTGCTCCTCGAGCCGATGATGGCCGTCGAGGTCACCACGCCGGAGGAGTCCATGGGTGACGTCATCGGTGACATCAACTCCCGCCGTGGCCAGATCCAGGCCATGGAGGAGCGTCACGGCGCTCGCCTCGTGAAGGGCCTCGTGCCCCTCTCGGAGATGTTCGGCTACGTCGGAGACCTCCGCAGCAAGACCTCGGGTCGCGCCAGCTACTCGATGCAGTTCGACTCCTACGCCGAGGTTCCCCGGAACGTCGCTGAGGAGATCATCGCGAAGGCCAAGGGCGAGTAA
- the rpsG gene encoding 30S ribosomal protein S7, translated as MPRKGPAPKRPVIIDPVYASPLVTSLINKILLNGKRSTAERIVYGAMEGLREKTGNDPVITLKRALENVKPSLEVKSRRVGGATYQVPIEVKPGRQSTLALRWLVGYSRARREKTMTERLMNELLDASNGLGAAVKKREDTHKMAESNKAFAHYRW; from the coding sequence ATGCCTCGTAAGGGCCCCGCCCCGAAGCGCCCGGTCATCATCGACCCGGTCTACGCATCTCCTCTGGTGACGTCGCTCATCAACAAGATCCTCCTGAACGGCAAGCGCTCCACCGCCGAGCGCATCGTTTACGGCGCCATGGAAGGCCTCCGCGAGAAGACCGGCAACGACCCGGTCATCACGCTGAAGCGCGCGCTGGAGAACGTCAAGCCGTCGCTTGAGGTCAAGTCCCGCCGTGTCGGTGGCGCCACCTACCAGGTGCCGATCGAGGTCAAGCCGGGTCGTCAGTCGACCCTCGCGCTGCGCTGGCTCGTGGGTTACTCCCGCGCCCGCCGCGAGAAGACGATGACCGAGCGCCTCATGAACGAGCTGCTCGACGCGTCGAACGGTCTTGGCGCTGCCGTCAAGAAGCGTGAGGACACGCACAAGATGGCCGAGTCCAACAAGGCCTTCGCGCACTACCGCTGGTAG
- the rpsL gene encoding 30S ribosomal protein S12: protein MPTIQQLVRKGRQDKVEKTKTPALEASPQRRGVCTRVFTTTPKKPNSALRKVARVRLTSGIEVTAYIPGEGHNLQEHSIVLVRGGRVKDLPGVRYKIIRGALDTQAVKNRKQARSRYGAKKEK from the coding sequence GTGCCTACGATCCAGCAGCTGGTCCGTAAGGGCCGGCAGGACAAGGTCGAGAAGACAAAGACCCCCGCGCTTGAGGCTTCGCCCCAGCGTCGCGGCGTCTGCACGCGAGTGTTCACGACCACCCCGAAGAAGCCGAACTCGGCGCTGCGTAAGGTCGCGCGTGTGCGTCTGACCTCTGGCATCGAGGTCACCGCTTACATTCCGGGTGAGGGACACAACCTGCAGGAGCACTCCATCGTGCTCGTGCGTGGTGGCCGTGTGAAGGACCTGCCGGGTGTTCGTTACAAGATCATCCGCGGTGCGCTTGACACCCAGGCTGTCAAGAACCGCAAGCAGGCCCGCAGCCGCTACGGCGCCAAGAAGGAGAAGTAA
- a CDS encoding helix-turn-helix transcriptional regulator: protein MSTRELDAFAAWVEDLMRQRGYDIDSPRGGGKSRIADEAGVHRAAVTRLLQRQSMPDLETMRRMAPFLGVSVRDMLIRSGRVSPEELPLAPLPLPAGGQRPAIEDFARWLGVPEERRAVFVKVVSQFLEPAEGEGTASAAPAAPEQPAEGRRTARE from the coding sequence ATGAGCACTCGCGAATTGGACGCGTTCGCGGCCTGGGTGGAAGACCTGATGCGGCAGCGCGGCTACGACATCGACAGCCCGCGCGGCGGAGGCAAGTCCCGGATCGCCGACGAGGCCGGTGTGCACCGCGCGGCGGTGACCCGGCTGCTGCAGCGGCAGAGCATGCCCGACCTCGAAACGATGCGGCGCATGGCTCCGTTCCTCGGGGTCTCCGTGCGGGACATGCTGATCCGCTCCGGCCGGGTCAGCCCGGAGGAGCTGCCGCTGGCGCCGCTCCCGCTGCCGGCCGGCGGGCAGCGGCCCGCCATCGAGGACTTCGCGCGCTGGCTCGGGGTGCCGGAGGAGCGCCGCGCGGTGTTCGTCAAGGTGGTGAGCCAGTTCCTGGAGCCCGCCGAGGGCGAAGGGACGGCCTCGGCCGCGCCCGCCGCCCCCGAGCAGCCCGCCGAGGGCCGCCGCACCGCGCGCGAGTGA
- a CDS encoding WhiB family transcriptional regulator, whose protein sequence is MPFRSPPPRPHAVPWQSAAACAALSPAVVFARRAKDAAPALRACAVCTVHTECEEAVAPAESRFDGVCGGRLWRNGIPSAVPQLSGSPS, encoded by the coding sequence ATGCCCTTCCGCTCCCCGCCGCCCCGCCCCCACGCAGTCCCGTGGCAGTCCGCCGCCGCCTGCGCCGCCCTCTCCCCGGCCGTGGTCTTCGCCCGCCGGGCCAAGGACGCCGCGCCCGCGCTGCGTGCCTGCGCCGTCTGCACGGTCCACACCGAGTGCGAGGAGGCCGTCGCCCCGGCCGAGAGCCGGTTCGACGGGGTCTGCGGCGGCCGGCTGTGGCGCAACGGCATTCCCTCCGCCGTCCCCCAGCTCTCCGGGAGCCCCTCGTGA